A single window of Streptomyces sudanensis DNA harbors:
- the nrdR gene encoding transcriptional regulator NrdR yields MHCPFCRHPDSRVVDSRTTDDGTSIRRRRQCPGCSRRFTTVETCSLMVVKRSGVTEPFSRAKVINGVRKACQGRPVTEDALAQLGQRVEEAVRATGSAELTTHDVGLAILGPLQELDLVAYLRFASVYRAFDTLEDFEAAIAELRERRNPVEECGTGAISGNPVTAAAAD; encoded by the coding sequence GTGCACTGCCCCTTCTGCAGGCACCCCGACAGCCGTGTCGTCGACAGTCGAACAACCGACGACGGGACGTCCATCCGGCGCCGTCGCCAGTGCCCCGGCTGCTCCCGCCGCTTCACCACGGTGGAGACCTGCTCCCTCATGGTCGTGAAGCGGAGCGGGGTGACCGAGCCGTTCAGCCGGGCCAAGGTCATCAACGGCGTGCGCAAGGCCTGCCAGGGGCGGCCCGTCACCGAGGACGCCCTCGCGCAGCTCGGGCAGCGGGTCGAGGAGGCCGTCCGGGCGACCGGCAGCGCGGAACTCACCACGCACGACGTCGGCCTCGCCATACTCGGCCCGCTGCAGGAGCTCGACCTCGTCGCGTACCTGCGCTTCGCGTCCGTGTACCGGGCGTTCGACACGCTGGAGGACTTCGAGGCCGCCATCGCGGAGCTGCGCGAGCGGCGGAACCCCGTGGAGGAGTGCGGCACCGGTGCGATTTCCGGGAACCCGGTGACCGCAGCGGCCGCCGACTGA
- a CDS encoding vitamin B12-dependent ribonucleotide reductase: MTETTSGPARGSRAKGSKTSKGLRIERIHTTPGVHPYDEVAWERRDVVMTNWRDGSVNFEQRGVEFPDFWSVNAVNIVTSKYFRGAVGTPQRETSLKQLIDRIVKTYRKAGEEHGYFPSPADAEIFEHELAYALLHQIFSFNSPVWFNVGTPQPQQVSACFILSVDDSMESILDWYKEEGMIFKGGSGAGLNLSRIRSSKELLSSGGNASGPVSFMRGADASAGTIKSGGATRRAAKMVILDVDHPDIEDFIETKVKEEEKIRALRDAGFDMDLGGDDITSVQYQNANNSVRVNDEFMKAVESGGTFGLRARMTGEVIEEVDARTLFRKMAEAAWACADPGIQYDDTINRWHTCPESGRINGSNPCSEYMHLDNTSCNLASLNLMKFLKDDGKGHQSFDIERFTKVVELVITAMDISICFADFPTQKIGENTRAFRQLGIGYANLGALLMATGHAYDSDGGRALAGAITSLMTGTSYRRSAELAAAVGPYDGYARNAEAHKRVMRQHADANTGAVRMDDLDTPIWAAATEAWQDVLRLGEKNGFRNAQASVIAPTGTIGLAMSCDTTGLEPDLALVKFKKLVGGGSMQIVNGTVPQALRRLGYQEEQIEAIVAHIAEHGNVIDAPGLKQEHYEVFDCAMGERAISPMGHVRMMAAIQPWISGALSKTVNMPETATVEEVEEIYFEAWKMGVKALAIYRDNCKVGQPLSAKKKEEGKKAEAEPAKVEKVVEYRPVRKRLPKGRPGITTSFTVGGAEGYMTANSYPDDGLGEVFLKMSKQGSTLAGMMDAFSIAVSVGLQYGVPLETYVSKFTNMRFEPAGMTDDPDVRMAQSIVDYIFRRLALDFLPFETRSALGIHSAEERQRHLETGSYEPSDDEMDVEGLAQSAPRQQEAPKAVAPAPRTPAPAPAQVPAPQQAHTSAELVEMQLGIHADAPLCFSCGTKMQRAGSCYICEGCGSTSGCS; this comes from the coding sequence ATGACAGAGACGACGAGCGGCCCGGCACGAGGCTCCCGCGCCAAGGGGTCCAAGACGAGCAAGGGCCTGCGCATCGAGCGCATCCACACGACTCCCGGCGTGCACCCGTACGACGAGGTCGCCTGGGAGCGCCGAGACGTCGTCATGACCAACTGGCGCGACGGCTCGGTCAACTTCGAGCAGCGTGGCGTCGAGTTCCCCGACTTCTGGTCGGTGAACGCGGTCAACATCGTCACCAGCAAGTACTTCCGCGGTGCCGTCGGCACCCCGCAGCGCGAGACGAGCCTGAAGCAGCTCATCGACCGCATCGTGAAGACCTACCGCAAGGCGGGCGAGGAGCACGGCTACTTCCCGTCGCCCGCCGACGCGGAGATCTTCGAGCACGAACTCGCCTACGCCCTGCTGCACCAGATCTTCAGTTTCAACTCGCCGGTGTGGTTCAACGTGGGCACGCCGCAGCCCCAGCAGGTCTCCGCCTGCTTCATCCTGTCCGTCGACGACTCCATGGAGTCGATCCTCGACTGGTACAAGGAAGAGGGCATGATCTTCAAGGGCGGCTCCGGCGCCGGCCTGAACCTCTCCCGCATCCGCTCCTCCAAGGAGCTGCTGTCCTCCGGCGGCAACGCCTCCGGCCCGGTCTCCTTCATGCGCGGTGCCGACGCCTCCGCGGGGACGATCAAGTCCGGCGGCGCCACGCGCCGCGCGGCCAAGATGGTCATCCTCGACGTCGACCACCCCGACATCGAGGACTTCATCGAGACCAAGGTCAAGGAGGAGGAGAAGATCCGCGCCCTGCGCGACGCGGGCTTCGACATGGACCTGGGCGGCGACGACATCACGTCCGTCCAGTACCAGAACGCCAACAACTCGGTCCGCGTGAACGACGAGTTCATGAAGGCCGTGGAGTCCGGCGGCACGTTCGGGCTGCGCGCCCGGATGACCGGCGAGGTCATCGAGGAGGTCGACGCCCGGACGCTGTTCCGCAAGATGGCCGAGGCCGCCTGGGCCTGCGCCGACCCGGGCATCCAGTACGACGACACGATCAACCGCTGGCACACCTGCCCCGAGTCCGGCCGCATCAACGGCTCGAACCCGTGCAGCGAGTACATGCACCTGGACAACACGTCCTGCAACCTGGCCTCGCTGAACCTGATGAAGTTCCTGAAGGACGACGGCAAGGGCCACCAGTCCTTCGACATCGAGCGCTTCACCAAGGTCGTCGAGCTGGTCATCACCGCGATGGACATCTCCATCTGCTTCGCGGACTTCCCGACGCAGAAGATCGGCGAGAACACCCGGGCCTTCCGCCAGCTCGGCATCGGCTACGCCAACCTCGGCGCCCTGCTCATGGCGACCGGCCACGCGTACGACTCCGACGGCGGTCGCGCCCTGGCCGGTGCGATCACCTCGCTGATGACGGGCACCTCGTACCGCCGTTCCGCCGAACTGGCCGCGGCCGTCGGCCCGTACGACGGTTACGCCCGCAACGCCGAGGCGCACAAGCGCGTCATGAGGCAGCACGCCGACGCGAACACCGGGGCCGTCCGCATGGACGACCTGGACACCCCGATCTGGGCCGCCGCCACGGAGGCCTGGCAGGACGTGCTCCGCCTCGGCGAGAAGAACGGCTTCCGGAACGCCCAGGCGTCCGTCATCGCCCCGACCGGCACCATCGGCCTCGCGATGTCCTGCGACACCACCGGCCTGGAGCCCGACCTCGCCCTGGTGAAGTTCAAGAAGCTGGTCGGCGGCGGCTCGATGCAGATCGTCAACGGCACGGTCCCGCAGGCCCTGCGCCGCCTGGGCTACCAGGAGGAGCAGATCGAGGCGATCGTCGCCCACATCGCCGAGCACGGCAACGTGATCGACGCCCCGGGCCTCAAGCAGGAGCACTACGAGGTGTTCGACTGCGCCATGGGCGAGCGCGCCATCTCCCCGATGGGCCACGTCCGCATGATGGCGGCGATCCAGCCGTGGATCTCCGGCGCGCTCTCCAAGACGGTCAACATGCCGGAGACGGCGACCGTCGAGGAGGTCGAGGAGATCTACTTCGAGGCGTGGAAGATGGGCGTCAAGGCGCTCGCGATCTACCGCGACAACTGCAAGGTCGGCCAGCCGCTCTCCGCCAAGAAGAAGGAGGAGGGGAAGAAGGCCGAGGCCGAACCGGCGAAGGTCGAGAAGGTCGTCGAGTACCGCCCGGTCCGCAAGCGCCTCCCGAAGGGCCGCCCGGGGATCACCACCTCCTTCACGGTCGGCGGGGCCGAGGGCTACATGACGGCCAACTCCTACCCCGACGACGGCCTCGGCGAGGTCTTCCTGAAGATGTCCAAGCAGGGATCGACCCTCGCGGGCATGATGGACGCCTTCTCCATCGCCGTCTCGGTCGGCCTGCAGTACGGCGTGCCGCTGGAGACGTACGTCTCGAAGTTCACCAACATGCGCTTCGAGCCGGCCGGCATGACGGACGACCCGGACGTGCGGATGGCGCAGTCGATCGTCGACTACATCTTCCGCCGGCTGGCGCTGGACTTCCTGCCGTTCGAGACCCGTTCGGCGCTCGGCATCCACTCCGCCGAGGAGCGCCAGCGCCACCTGGAGACCGGTTCGTACGAGCCGTCCGACGACGAGATGGACGTCGAGGGCCTCGCCCAGTCCGCCCCGCGCCAGCAGGAGGCCCCGAAGGCCGTCGCACC